The following proteins come from a genomic window of Micavibrio aeruginosavorus EPB:
- a CDS encoding heme biosynthesis protein HemY, which yields MIRTLWILTKIAVLVAAGWWVAHWAMNNPGTVQISWLGYDIEAHIGLVLLAGFVVILAALVVYRIWLTLVSLPVMWGKKRADKRRDRGMRALVLGLSAVAAGDARVAGYQATRMRKFLPKDGGLPHLLEAQAARLQGNDLVARAHFDALMRDKETAFLGVRGLMQDAMDHADVDAALVLARKAQDMHPKQKWILRTVFGLEVQKHDWTAAEKTLKSAERVGAFTAEEAQSNRLALLMAQADQDLRAGLQAQALHHLRDAIQISAAFVPAAVRLARLCIDLQKKREAARIIERAWRANPHPDLIPLWDALAPENKASDAMVRMRWYERLVALRPDHAESQLAAARAALEGGLWGEVRQYLVMAETLHPSPRIYRLWARLEEKTGHPETAKRMLEKAADAPADPVWTCRQTGRIYERWSPIAEPHGTFNTIVWDYPDARKNLLADGSILHMQADPLLAAPVRSLGGR from the coding sequence ATGATCCGGACGTTGTGGATCCTGACAAAAATTGCCGTTCTGGTCGCCGCCGGTTGGTGGGTGGCGCATTGGGCCATGAATAATCCGGGCACGGTGCAGATCTCATGGCTCGGCTATGATATTGAGGCGCATATCGGGTTGGTCCTGTTGGCCGGGTTTGTTGTTATCCTGGCGGCGTTGGTGGTCTATCGCATTTGGCTGACGTTGGTGTCACTACCGGTGATGTGGGGCAAGAAACGCGCGGATAAACGTCGTGACCGTGGTATGCGGGCGCTGGTTCTCGGCCTGTCGGCGGTCGCGGCGGGTGATGCTCGCGTGGCCGGGTATCAGGCCACACGCATGCGTAAATTTTTGCCGAAGGATGGCGGTCTGCCGCATTTGCTGGAAGCACAAGCCGCGCGTCTGCAGGGCAATGATCTGGTCGCTCGCGCGCATTTTGACGCGTTGATGCGGGATAAAGAAACGGCGTTTCTGGGTGTGCGCGGTTTGATGCAGGACGCGATGGATCACGCCGATGTGGATGCGGCGCTGGTTCTGGCGCGCAAGGCACAGGACATGCACCCGAAACAAAAATGGATTTTGCGCACCGTGTTTGGATTGGAAGTGCAGAAACATGACTGGACGGCTGCGGAAAAAACTTTGAAATCCGCCGAGCGTGTGGGCGCTTTCACAGCGGAGGAAGCGCAATCCAACCGTCTGGCCCTGTTGATGGCGCAAGCCGATCAGGATTTGCGGGCGGGGTTGCAGGCCCAGGCGTTGCATCATCTGCGCGATGCCATTCAAATTTCCGCCGCGTTCGTTCCGGCGGCGGTGCGTCTGGCGCGGTTGTGCATCGACCTGCAAAAGAAACGCGAAGCCGCACGCATTATTGAACGCGCCTGGCGCGCCAACCCGCACCCGGATTTGATTCCGTTGTGGGATGCGCTGGCCCCGGAAAACAAGGCCAGCGACGCCATGGTGCGGATGCGGTGGTATGAACGTCTGGTCGCCCTGCGCCCCGATCATGCCGAAAGCCAGTTGGCCGCCGCGCGCGCCGCATTGGAAGGCGGACTGTGGGGTGAGGTGCGTCAATATCTGGTGATGGCGGAAACATTGCATCCATCGCCGCGCATCTATCGCCTGTGGGCGCGGTTGGAAGAAAAAACCGGCCACCCGGAAACGGCGAAGCGCATGTTGGAAAAGGCGGCGGATGCCCCGGCGGATCCTGTCTGGACCTGCCGTCAAACGGGGCGCATTTATGAACGCTGGTCCCCGATTGCGGAACCACACGGCACATTCAACACGATTGTCTGGGATTACCCGGATGCGCGGAAAAACCTGCTCGCTGATGGCTCTATCCTGCACATGCAGGCCGATCCGTTGCTGGCGGCTCCGGTGCGCAGTCTGGGTGGACGTTAA
- a CDS encoding rhomboid family intramembrane serine protease — MQDDNGHNNGKNRDETPNTTPNKTMGADSNIIRFQRRPKNNKTGRNANAQTHDDHAPLINLPPVTKWMIASFVVVQLIMSFALSPEWQYWVMAHLGFVPAYYTGQFGFGWPMIVGPFTYMLIHGGWLHVGLNSVMMMAFGAGCERALGAKRMVVLFVLCGLAAAAFHMALNWGSEAPVIGASGSISGLFAAIMLILYAQNPGGMGGKYGLWPFILLWIVISVAFGSMGGPGGSTIAWAAHIGGFIAGFAFFPLVMRLKI; from the coding sequence ATGCAGGATGATAATGGCCATAATAATGGCAAAAACCGTGATGAAACACCCAATACAACCCCCAACAAAACAATGGGCGCGGACAGCAATATCATCCGTTTCCAACGCCGCCCCAAAAACAATAAAACGGGGCGCAACGCGAACGCACAAACGCATGACGATCACGCCCCGCTGATCAACCTGCCCCCGGTGACAAAATGGATGATCGCATCCTTTGTCGTGGTGCAATTGATTATGAGTTTCGCCCTCAGCCCGGAATGGCAATATTGGGTGATGGCCCATCTGGGTTTTGTGCCCGCCTATTACACCGGACAATTCGGATTTGGCTGGCCGATGATTGTCGGTCCGTTCACCTATATGCTGATCCACGGTGGATGGTTGCATGTGGGATTGAACAGCGTGATGATGATGGCCTTTGGTGCCGGATGTGAACGCGCACTCGGCGCTAAACGCATGGTGGTTTTGTTCGTTCTCTGCGGCCTGGCCGCGGCGGCGTTTCACATGGCCCTGAACTGGGGATCCGAAGCGCCCGTCATCGGCGCATCGGGCAGCATCAGCGGATTATTCGCGGCCATCATGTTGATCCTGTATGCGCAAAACCCCGGCGGCATGGGCGGAAAATACGGCCTGTGGCCGTTTATCCTGCTCTGGATTGTGATTTCGGTCGCCTTCGGCTCCATGGGCGGACCGGGCGGCAGCACAATTGCATGGGCCGCGCATATTGGCGGGTTTATTGCCGGATTTGCATTTTTCCCGCTGGTGATGCGGTTGAAAATTTAA
- a CDS encoding aspartate aminotransferase family protein: protein MAYDFTTAANSLDEFWMPFTPQRYFKKAPRMIVRAKGMYYYDPEGKEILDAAAGMWCVNAGHDQPKIKEAITAQLELMDYAPCFQFGYPTVFKAASRLIADMPEPFTNVFFSNSGSEAVDTALKIALAYHRIRGEGTRRVLIGRERGYHGVGFGGISVGGLPYNRATFGQLLPNIDHLRHTHDLMRNAFARGMPDHGAEYADELDRLIYLHDPMNIAAVIVEPVAGSTGVLPPPKGYLQRLREICTKHGILLIFDEVVTGFGRFGTMSSVDHFGVMPDIITMAKGITNGTVPLGATFVTKAIYDAFMQGPEHIIELMHGYTYSGHPLAAAAIIGTLDTIQDQKIWDNAKAMAKPFEDAVHSLKGEPHVVDVRNCGMLAGIQLAESKDPNDLNKYPREVSYELFRRGLMVRYTGPNLYLSPPLIINQAQIDQIVTTIKDVLKTL from the coding sequence ATGGCATATGATTTTACAACCGCGGCAAATTCGTTGGACGAATTTTGGATGCCGTTCACCCCGCAACGCTATTTCAAAAAGGCACCGCGCATGATCGTGCGGGCCAAGGGGATGTATTATTATGATCCGGAAGGCAAAGAAATTCTGGATGCCGCCGCGGGCATGTGGTGCGTCAATGCGGGCCATGACCAGCCGAAAATTAAAGAGGCGATCACCGCGCAACTGGAATTGATGGATTATGCGCCGTGTTTCCAGTTCGGCTATCCAACCGTGTTCAAGGCCGCATCGCGTTTGATCGCGGATATGCCGGAACCCTTTACCAACGTGTTTTTCAGCAACTCGGGGTCCGAGGCCGTGGATACGGCGTTGAAAATCGCGCTGGCGTATCACCGTATCCGGGGCGAGGGCACGCGCCGCGTCCTGATCGGGCGTGAACGTGGGTATCATGGTGTGGGCTTTGGCGGTATTTCCGTCGGTGGCCTGCCGTATAACCGGGCGACCTTTGGTCAATTGCTGCCGAACATCGATCATTTGCGTCATACGCATGATTTGATGCGCAATGCGTTTGCACGCGGTATGCCGGATCATGGTGCCGAATATGCGGATGAACTGGACCGTCTGATTTACCTGCATGATCCGATGAATATTGCGGCGGTGATTGTTGAACCCGTGGCCGGGTCCACGGGGGTTCTGCCGCCGCCGAAGGGGTATCTGCAACGCCTGCGTGAAATTTGCACCAAGCATGGCATCTTGCTGATTTTTGACGAGGTCGTGACGGGTTTTGGCCGTTTTGGCACGATGTCATCGGTCGATCATTTCGGTGTCATGCCGGATATCATCACGATGGCGAAGGGGATCACCAACGGCACGGTTCCGCTGGGGGCAACCTTTGTGACCAAAGCCATCTATGACGCGTTCATGCAAGGGCCGGAACATATCATTGAATTGATGCACGGCTATACATACTCCGGTCACCCGCTGGCCGCCGCCGCCATCATCGGCACGCTGGATACCATTCAGGACCAGAAAATCTGGGACAATGCCAAGGCGATGGCCAAACCGTTCGAAGATGCTGTGCATTCATTGAAGGGTGAGCCGCATGTGGTCGATGTGCGCAATTGTGGCATGCTGGCCGGTATTCAACTGGCGGAAAGCAAAGACCCGAACGATCTGAACAAATATCCGCGCGAAGTGTCGTATGAATTGTTCCGCCGCGGATTGATGGTGCGCTATACGGGGCCGAATTTGTATCTGTCCCCGCCATTGATCATCAACCAGGCCCAGATCGATCAGATCGTGACGACGATCAAGGATGTGTTGAAAACACTGTAA
- a CDS encoding sulfite exporter TauE/SafE family protein yields MVWGPLLVLLGAVSGFLAGLLGIGGGIVLVPGLYFMFAALGFAPDHLMHVAVGTSLAVIIPTGLSSVRAHARRGSVRMDLVKSIGAGIVAGVLIGTLIADYISGQSLKMVFAVALAVLAVIMMIDPRRTTVWNDVPGQPWRTFAGGVIGCLSTLMGIGGATVSVPFMTMGRVDMRQAVGTASALGLVISIPAMMGFMLIGWAVPDRPPFSLGFVNMLAALMIIPMAVAFAPLGARVAHAIPVDMLRRVFAVFLIIVAARMMMDVFNVS; encoded by the coding sequence ATGGTTTGGGGGCCGCTTCTGGTTTTACTGGGGGCGGTTTCCGGTTTTCTGGCCGGGTTGCTGGGCATTGGTGGCGGTATTGTTCTGGTGCCGGGATTGTATTTCATGTTTGCGGCCTTGGGCTTCGCGCCGGATCATTTGATGCATGTGGCGGTGGGAACATCGCTGGCCGTGATTATCCCGACCGGGTTGTCATCCGTTCGCGCGCACGCACGCCGCGGCAGTGTACGGATGGATCTGGTCAAATCCATCGGTGCGGGGATTGTGGCGGGTGTTTTGATCGGGACGTTGATTGCCGATTATATTTCTGGCCAATCGTTGAAAATGGTTTTTGCGGTGGCGCTGGCCGTTCTGGCCGTGATCATGATGATTGATCCGCGTCGGACGACGGTATGGAATGATGTTCCCGGGCAACCCTGGCGGACATTCGCGGGTGGTGTCATCGGGTGTTTGTCAACGTTGATGGGCATCGGCGGCGCAACGGTCAGCGTGCCCTTTATGACCATGGGGCGCGTGGATATGCGTCAGGCGGTGGGCACGGCTTCGGCGCTGGGCTTGGTCATTTCAATCCCGGCGATGATGGGGTTTATGCTGATCGGTTGGGCCGTACCGGACCGCCCGCCGTTCAGCCTTGGGTTTGTCAACATGCTGGCCGCCCTTATGATCATCCCCATGGCGGTGGCGTTTGCGCCGCTGGGCGCGCGCGTGGCGCATGCCATTCCCGTTGATATGTTGCGGCGGGTTTTTGCCGTGTTCCTGATCATTGTTGCCGCACGGATGATGATGGATGTTTTCAACGTATCGTGA
- a CDS encoding glycosyltransferase family 4 protein, whose protein sequence is MSRPSVIFFNRVYPSDRGATGRVLRDLARAMARDGWAVTVVTTASVAREDRDGDVRVIRLKSNTKSRNLFTYGAAWVRMMIAGLKLPRPDLIVTMTDPPMMVVAGGIMARVRKTKHIHWCQDLYPDLLPSIGVRLPDFMMSGLSALSFHAMRRCEKIVVIGRCMARQLTKTGLDPKRIAVIPNWPDHELTRTMTEEMNDAAVEADASIPAKPFEELFRDDGAPKFRVLYAGTIGRAHPIHTIVDAAAILQHQCPDIEFVFVGDGPGLDRLAHERARRGLENIRLLPRQPNRRLRPLMESGDVHIISMKHDAAGLLVPSKLYSALAVGRPCVFVGPMNSEVAKVISDFHAGAVVAQGEPETLAQTILTLRMDGNAWHNAHDGSAQAGRIFVPSESINAWIKRARDVVGRPLTPPSAKPKVTVPTPAAQDNAVQSPPSVTIHAAE, encoded by the coding sequence ATGAGCAGACCGTCCGTCATATTTTTCAACCGTGTGTACCCCTCGGACCGGGGGGCGACGGGGCGTGTCCTGCGCGATCTGGCGCGGGCCATGGCGCGCGACGGTTGGGCGGTCACGGTGGTGACAACCGCATCTGTGGCGCGTGAAGACCGCGACGGTGATGTCCGGGTGATCCGCCTGAAATCCAATACGAAATCCCGCAACCTGTTCACCTATGGCGCGGCCTGGGTGCGCATGATGATTGCGGGTTTGAAATTGCCGCGCCCCGATTTGATCGTCACCATGACCGATCCGCCGATGATGGTGGTTGCGGGCGGGATTATGGCGCGCGTGCGCAAAACAAAACACATTCACTGGTGCCAGGATTTGTATCCGGACCTGCTTCCCTCCATCGGTGTCCGGTTGCCGGATTTTATGATGAGCGGTTTGAGCGCGCTGTCCTTTCATGCGATGCGTCGTTGTGAAAAAATCGTCGTGATCGGCCGGTGCATGGCGCGTCAATTGACCAAGACCGGATTGGACCCGAAACGCATCGCGGTCATTCCCAACTGGCCCGACCACGAACTCACCCGGACGATGACCGAAGAAATGAATGACGCGGCGGTTGAGGCCGATGCGTCGATTCCGGCCAAACCGTTCGAAGAATTGTTCCGGGATGATGGTGCGCCGAAATTCCGCGTTTTGTATGCCGGGACGATTGGCCGCGCCCACCCGATCCACACCATTGTTGATGCGGCCGCGATTCTGCAGCACCAGTGCCCGGACATTGAATTTGTGTTCGTTGGCGATGGCCCGGGGCTGGACCGTCTGGCGCATGAACGCGCGCGCCGTGGGCTGGAAAATATCCGCCTGTTGCCGCGCCAACCGAACCGCCGTCTGCGTCCTCTGATGGAAAGCGGTGATGTTCACATCATTTCGATGAAACATGATGCGGCCGGGTTGCTGGTTCCATCCAAACTTTACTCTGCGCTGGCCGTTGGTCGTCCGTGCGTGTTCGTCGGTCCGATGAACAGCGAAGTGGCCAAGGTTATTTCCGATTTCCATGCCGGCGCCGTCGTCGCCCAGGGCGAACCGGAAACATTGGCGCAGACCATCCTGACCCTGCGCATGGATGGGAATGCATGGCACAATGCCCATGATGGTTCGGCTCAGGCCGGACGCATTTTTGTGCCGTCCGAATCCATCAATGCGTGGATCAAACGCGCCCGTGATGTTGTGGGCCGCCCACTGACGCCGCCATCGGCCAAGCCGAAGGTCACCGTGCCCACCCCGGCGGCGCAGGATAACGCGGTTCAGTCGCCGCCCTCTGTGACTATTCACGCAGCCGAGTAA
- a CDS encoding Wzz/FepE/Etk N-terminal domain-containing protein has protein sequence MSTHSQTMIAPEPDLIDLLRGWWRLRGWIMAGMLAGLLAAFAFLALAVPQYRVSMLIAPADRGTGTDIKALLPDNATFALQYLASSIGAQDTTDFSRLENIMRGADVAAIVMKNKDVADGVRASRPLRISAGADIRDPAELADWMARAIKIEPVGTTTMRRVVLNHPDREWATGFLTLVHDAADRLIRNDVRTRADARSAYLQDALRRTDHPDHRRALTNLLMEQEHVRMMLAMDESFAAVIAESPSASARAVWPRKSIVLPAFVFAGAVFFYCLGLIFGRRDRHA, from the coding sequence ATGTCCACACACAGCCAGACCATGATTGCCCCGGAACCCGATCTGATTGATCTGTTGCGCGGGTGGTGGCGTTTGCGCGGATGGATCATGGCGGGCATGCTTGCCGGGTTGCTGGCGGCGTTTGCCTTTCTGGCGCTGGCGGTGCCGCAATACCGGGTCAGCATGCTGATCGCCCCGGCGGATCGCGGGACCGGAACGGATATCAAGGCGTTGCTGCCCGATAACGCGACCTTTGCCCTGCAATATCTGGCCAGCTCTATCGGGGCGCAGGATACGACCGATTTTTCCCGTCTGGAAAATATCATGCGCGGGGCCGACGTGGCCGCGATTGTTATGAAGAACAAGGATGTGGCGGATGGCGTGCGGGCGTCGCGGCCTTTGCGTATTTCCGCGGGGGCCGACATTCGTGATCCGGCGGAACTGGCCGATTGGATGGCGCGTGCGATTAAAATTGAACCCGTGGGCACCACCACAATGCGCCGTGTTGTTCTGAACCATCCGGACCGGGAATGGGCGACCGGTTTTTTGACTCTGGTGCATGACGCGGCGGACCGTTTGATCCGCAATGACGTGCGCACGCGCGCCGATGCGCGTTCGGCTTATTTACAGGACGCCCTGCGCCGCACCGATCACCCGGATCATCGCCGGGCGCTGACCAACCTGCTGATGGAACAGGAACATGTCCGCATGATGCTGGCGATGGACGAATCCTTTGCTGCTGTCATTGCGGAATCGCCATCGGCCTCTGCCCGCGCGGTGTGGCCGCGTAAATCGATCGTTCTGCCCGCCTTTGTCTTTGCGGGGGCTGTTTTCTTCTATTGTCTGGGGCTGATCTTCGGCCGCCGTGATCGCCATGCCTGA
- a CDS encoding glycosyltransferase family 2 protein has translation MPDHPVIPVSVIIVTKGEGASLSPTLAALASFDQIIVVDSGGDADTFAVAQSFGADIVAYTWNGAYPKKRQWCLDHLPLAHDWVFFVDADEIVTPELTRAIADLFSHDGPCADGYFVRGRYVWGGRVLRFGLTNNKLALFNRHAFMFPVVDDLGLPGMGEIEGHYQPVAKKPGARIGVLAPMLTHDAAADPTRWYERHERYAQWEAGMNERGAWPADPVIWRHRLKRVFRALPARGAVAFLYCYVWKCGFLDGGAGFDFARARGWYYRRIAALSRRAFNAQ, from the coding sequence ATGCCTGACCATCCGGTCATCCCTGTCTCCGTTATTATCGTGACCAAAGGCGAGGGGGCCTCCCTGTCGCCCACATTGGCTGCTCTGGCATCCTTTGATCAAATCATCGTGGTCGATAGCGGCGGGGATGCCGATACGTTTGCCGTGGCGCAATCCTTTGGCGCGGATATTGTGGCCTATACATGGAATGGGGCATACCCGAAAAAACGGCAATGGTGTCTGGATCATTTACCGTTGGCCCATGACTGGGTGTTCTTTGTTGATGCCGATGAAATCGTAACGCCGGAATTGACGCGCGCGATTGCCGATCTGTTTTCCCATGATGGACCGTGTGCGGATGGATATTTCGTGCGCGGGCGCTATGTCTGGGGCGGTCGGGTGCTGCGCTTTGGCCTGACCAACAACAAGTTGGCGCTGTTTAACCGTCATGCCTTCATGTTCCCGGTTGTCGATGATCTGGGTCTGCCCGGCATGGGGGAGATCGAGGGGCATTACCAGCCCGTGGCGAAAAAGCCGGGTGCGCGGATTGGGGTTCTGGCCCCGATGCTGACCCATGATGCGGCGGCGGACCCGACCCGGTGGTATGAACGGCATGAACGCTACGCCCAATGGGAGGCGGGCATGAATGAACGTGGGGCGTGGCCCGCGGACCCTGTGATCTGGCGGCACCGTTTAAAACGCGTCTTCCGGGCACTGCCCGCGCGCGGTGCCGTGGCGTTCTTATATTGCTATGTCTGGAAGTGCGGATTTTTGGATGGCGGGGCGGGATTTGATTTTGCCCGCGCCCGTGGATGGTATTATCGGCGTATCGCGGCTTTATCGCGCCGGGCTTTCAACGCCCAATAA